TCAGTGTCCACaaagagaggaaagcagagagaCAAGAAGGGCCAGCCAGCCTGAGGGCAAGTGGACAGGGGTGTCCTTCCTCTGCCTTTTTGGGGGTTCAGTCAGATTGTTGACCCTGGAGGGTGTTTTCTAAATGGCCTTTCTCTTAAAATTGACACATGGCTTAAAAGTCTCTGTGGACTCTGGGGCAAGGCCCCTACAAATGTAGGGGGCAGGGACAGCCGAGGGTCTGACACAGCCATGTGGCTTCCAGCCCTCCTGACCTTGTCCAGACTGGCAGCTGGGGTGGGCCTGGGGCGCTGTATACTGGAGGAACGGGAGCCCAGCCAGCGGTGGTCTCCACTCAGAACCAACGTAGACACCTGGGGCTCCCCACTTTGCGTGCTGTGTGTTTTGTCCGACTTGGAGCAGCAGGTCAGCCCAGAGTTGGCACTTGATTGGGGTCCCTGAGTGATTCTGCTAAGCGGCTGGGGAGTCGGTTGTGGGGAGGGGGAACTTTTCACAGTCCCTCTAGCTCCCTGCTCCTCCATAAGTCCGGGAGCCCCTGAGAAGCAGGGCCAAGTGGCCACAGCTTCCCAAGGCGACTACTTAGTGGTTAATAATTAATTAGCAAGTGTGCCTAATGAGTGGTTCCCTGcccacctcccctcctccccttgtcCAGAGCAGAGGCTCAGGTGCTCTGCTGTGAGTCGTCCTGGGCCCTGACTGCTGAGGGTGTGGAGGCAGAGGGCTGCCTGGGGGGGCTGGTGggtgggagaaggaaggggaggcccCATGGAGGAGCCAGATGCCCGCTTCTCTGCACAGCTCTCATCTCCAACAGGGATCACTGGGAGGGATGGACCCGACTGAGGTAACTTGCCCTAAACACCTCCATCTGTGTCCCCATAGCAAACATGGCCACTCTTTGGCCTGTGTGCAAAGGACCTGCATCATTTCCCCTCAAGGGCTCAGGGTTGAATGTGCGCACTGGGGCTGCCTTTTCCttcagatagaaacacagaggtggggagttgggcagtagtgcagcgggttaagcgcaggtggtgcaaagcacgaggaccctcgtaaggatctcagttcgagcccccgtttccccacctgcaggggagtcacttcacaggtggtgaagcaggtctgcaggtatctatctttctctccccctttctgtctccctctcctctcttcatttctctctgtcctatccaacaacgatgacaacaataataactacaataataaaaaagggcaacaaaaggaaataagtaaatattttaaaagaaagacagaaacagaggtgcTACGGTGACTAAATCAGTGGACTtatcatgagttcctgagttcaatccccagcatcacatgtgtgggactgatgctctggttctctctctcctcctcattctctcttATGCTACTGAATTCTCAAAAGCCAGACAGAGACCTAAGCTCTCTCCAGTGCTCCTGTCTcacctgtggtgctggggctccaatctgggtcttgcacatgacaaGGTGGTTCACCTGCCTGGTCTCCTGCCCCCTGCATGTGctaaaatagataagtaaatgaataaacaagcaCCAAACCTGCCATGTGTTCTGCAGACCTGCCTGGAGAAATCCCACATGAGCTGCCATGAAGGTATGCTGTTGGCAGCCCTCCTTTTAGTCACTACCCATGGTGCTTTGCAAAGCCCTGCCACTCCTGTCAGTCTGTACCAGCTCTCCTGTTCCTGTTCTTTTGGTCACCATGGTTGACCTATGCTTTTGGGACACCCCACTGTCAACATTCCCATCACTGCAGTAACCCCCCTCCCCAGTATTGTCCCCCAAGcctgcttttttccccctgatgGTCCAGGGGTAGAGCTGTTCCCTCCCCTAACCCCAGGCAGGATAAGCTTCAGACGGAAACTCAGAAGGATTTTTGGACTCTTGCTCAATGGGCTGAGTCAGTGAGGAGGTGGCTGGGCTGTCCTCCACGCCACCCGCCCTGCAGCACCCGCCCCTCCCCACTCCTGCAGCAGGCTCCACGACCCtggctcaggcaggagagagggTGATGACAGGTGTTGTGACGGGTGTCCTTCTGTGCCCACATGACGGGGCTGTCCCTGGCAGCCCAGTGCTCCAGGGTGCAGAGGGGTGGGTCTTTTTCCTGGCCTTGGGGTGTTTCTGCTCAATCACTCCTTCACCTCCACCACTCTGGCACCACCAACACACATGCCCCAGgctgtatgtgtgggggggttcTAACAAACCCCCTGTTGTGGGGTTGTCTCAGTGTAGCTGGTGGCACTGCCGTCTGCCTCCAAATGAGAACCCAGCTCTGGGTTAGGGCAGCCTGGGCTTCAGGGCGCTGGAGAGCAACCCCACTCTTTAGTGCCCCCCCGCTAGTGAGGCCAACAGAATAGCTCCAGACACCCTGGGTTCTCAGCTAAGGATGGGcagcttcctttcttttccctttctgtctctgtctctgtctctgtctctgtctctctctcttcattaatgagagagcaaaagagacccagagcatcactctggcacatgtggtgctgaggcttgaattcaggacctcttgcttaggagcccaatgctttatcctctgtacCAGCTCCTGGCTGCTCTTTGCTCTTGGTCACAGTGGCTCTGTGGCCACCATTGCTGTCCACCTCCTTGGACGTTGGAAGAAGGCTCATCAGGGCCAGGGTGTACCCAGAGAGCCCACAGTGGAGACAGGTGCTCTAGCAAGACCCATGGACCCTTCTACCCACCCCCTCATAATGAGACCCCCCTGGAAACACAATGCTCACTCACTCATGCTCTCTCCCTGCCCACAAAGGCGTGACTCCAGAGTCCTGTCTGGAACTGAGCTGTTTACTTGtagcttttgttgcccctgttctcTTAAAAGCTGAGGAATCTCCAGGCCACCTACGTGTCCCGGCCCAGGCTGGGCTGGGTGTCGCCCCTCCCTGTTGTGCACCCCCTCCTCCCAGAAGTCCACCATGGAGAGTAAGGATGAGGTCAGCGACACTGACAGCGGCATCATCCTGCAGTCTGGTGAGTGAGTGGGGAATTCCCTCTCTCCCCAGGATCCAGGCCAGGCAGGCCATGGTGCCCACGGCCAgggagaggcagggtgggaggtTGGGAGGGGCTGGTAGCCTCTGGGGTTTGGCCTGAGGAGACTCAGTCTGTCTGGAGCAGCTTTCTGGCCAGAGACTACAGCCTAGTCTGGAGTAGTCTGgacagaggacaggagagaaaaggCAGGAATGTGTGtactggggagagaggaggaagaggaggagaaggaggaggaggaggaggaggaggcagcggAGGAGGCTAATGGCACTGGGTAGagggtgggaagggagaggacTGGTCCTCTGAACCCCTTCCCACTCACACTGCCTGGTGGGGCAGCTGTCCCTCCGCTCTGTGACGTCACCCTGTGCAGCCAGGAGACGTGGTGTTCTGTGGTCAGGATACAGGCTGCAGAGGCTAGCCTGTAATCTGTGGGCAGGCCAGAgcgtgtgtgtttgcatgtgtctCTGGTGTCCTGAGTGTGCATTTCTGCCATGCCAGGCCCTGACAGTCCAGTGTCCCCGATGAAGGAGCTGACCCACGCTGTGCACAAGCAGCAGAGGGCCCTGGAGGAACGGCTGGGGGCCTGCCTGGAGGAGCTGCGGAGGCTCTGCCTTCGGGAGGCGGTGAGAGCCTGGTGGCCTGGCCCGCACACACAAACCCAGGCTTCACTGTGGGAGTTAGACTGAGGGAGAGGAGCCCTGTCCCCAGGAGAATTCTAGGTTATGGTGCCCAGAACATTTGGTCTGAGCACTGGGCTGCGCAGATTAGGGACAACCCAACAAAGCATGAGAGGGACTGTGGGGTGACTGAGGAGGTGGAGGATGAGACTTGGTGGGACTCTGTGTCTCCTGAGAGCTGAGAGGGAGGGGGCGGCAGGCAGAGTGCTGGCTCTAGGCTCATCCTGGCACTGCGTGTGGCTATGCCCTGCTCTGCTCTTTCTGTCATTACAGAAAAAATCCTGGTGTGAGTATAGCTGGGGTCTTGTACATAAGCAGTGAGTGTTCTGGACTAAAtcttagacagacagacaaacaggtgGAGAAAGAGACGGCATAGCACcgagctttcttttttattattttttattgttgttattgatgtcatcattggataggacagagagaaatggagagaggaggggaagacatagagggggagagaaagatagacacctgcagacctgcttcaccacttgtgaagtgactcccctttaggtagggagccgggggcttgaaccaggatccttaggccggcccttgcgctttgcatcatgtgcacttaaccctctgcgctaccgcccgactcctcaagCACCAAGTTTTCTTAGGGCCTCAGTATGTGGTGCTGGGTCTTGAACCAAGGATGTAGTGTGAGGCACACACTTGGTgaacaatctctctctttttggccCAAACAGAACCCAGAATGCAGTGGGTGGGAACCCTAGACGCGCCACTAGGCTCTGGGCCtgcagggtggggtggaggacTGGCACAGGCAGTGGAGCCCAGGGCCGGAGGGTGGAGAGGGCCGACTTGACCTGGCTTTCCTGCAGGAGCTGACGGGGACCCTGCCGGAAGAGTATCCGCTGAAGCCGGGGGAGAAGGTCCCCAAGGTCCGGCGCCGCATTGGAGCCGCTTACAAACTGGATGAAAGGGCACTGCACCGAGAGGTAGGCTTGAGAGGTGTCTCCTGGCTGGAGGGGGACCCTATGAGGTGCCTGCCTCCTCCTGCATGTGGCTTTCTCCATTCTACCCTGTGACATCCTGTGAGGGACACCCACCACGTGGAGCCCGGCATCCCTAGGGTCCAGAGCTAGATGCTGGCAGGAGGACCTTGGGCTTGGTCCTAAGTGGGTATAGTATGAGCATTTGGCAGGCAGGTGGGTGGATAGGCGGGCCTGCTGGGATAGTTTCCTCTGCCAGGAGACAGGAGGGCGGTGGGGGCGACATCTGGCCCTACGGGGTCTGGATGGAAAGTGACCAACTTTACTGTCCTCCCCACCAGGCCCTGTGCTAGGTTTCCAGGCTGGCATGTCCATACTTGAACACCTGCCACCTCTCTGCCCTCCGCCCGGGTGCTACCCTCTGCTGCCAAGGCCAGAGCTGTCCTTGGGGACCCTGCGCCTCCCACTCCTCACCCTGTCACCCCCCCCTGCCCACAGGACCCCCTGAGCAGCCTGGAGCAGAAGGTGGCACTGCAGCGGCAGATCACGCAGGCGGCGCAGCGACTGTGCGGAGAGGAGAAGCTCAGCCGCCAGGCCCgccggcagcgcaagcactcgcTGGTGCAGGAGGAGCGGAAGCTGCGGGAGCTGGAGCGCTGTCTGGGGGAGCAGAGGCGCAGCAGtgcccccccacccaccaccgCCCTCTCCCTGGGCAGAGGTGAACTTCCCAGGGGCTCAGGCCCAGTGGGACGGGAGGGGACGTGGACCAGTGGATGCTATGCTCTGGCCGCACTTGCCTCGGTCAGCGTCTGTGCCAGACTAGAGCCGTGTTTGAGGTTCCTCAGGGGCACCTGCTACTCAGCCTCCCACCCTCTTTACCCTCTGCCGCCTGCCCCAGTTAGCCTGAGGACAGGACTCTCACCccttagttttagtttttgttgttgctgggtcttcactgctccagactgagtcttttcagatagaaatagagagactggcttgtgaaatagctcacttggatagggtgTGACTTTACCATctgcagggcccaggttcagcccccactgcaatgaagaaagctctggtctcttctttcactctctctgcctctgtctctattaagagagagaaagagagagagagagaggaagggcacCACAGCACGGGAGCTTCCTCctttgcagtgggggccaggctccaagCTAGGCCACACACTTAGCTAAGCAGGTGCACTCTTCAGGTGAGCTATCGGGCTGGCCCCTCAGCTTCTTAGAGAACATTCTATTCATTCTTTCCACATCCCCTGGACACTCCAAAGATGCACTGTTCTTAGAAAGATTTCCTGGACAGATGGCTGGCATTCTTGGGCTGACATaggctcattttttttaaatatatatttttaagattttatttatttattaatgagaaacataggaggagagagaaagagccagacatcactctggtacatgtgctgccagggattgaactcaggacctcatgcttgaaagtccaatgctttatccactgcgccacctcctgaaacCACCTACATAGGCTCATTTTGAGAACTTACTCAGCCCTGGTATCACAGGACTACTTTCCTGCCTCCAGGCCCTAGGACAGTGGTGTCACCAAGGCCCCTGGCCAGTCAGGCAGCTCATGGCTTACTTGGCCACACATTACTGACCACTGAGGCACTCCAGGGACCCGATGCTACTAATGGGGTGTTCAGGTTAAAATCTAGCACCACCAGTGCCACATCTCATAGCCTCCCTAAGTACCCAGAGTCACCGGGTTGAGATGGGGTCCTCCCACTCTGTCCTCTGCCTCCAGTCTAGTCTCTGAGCCCTGTGGCTGTGTGGCACTTCCGAGCTGCACACACTGTGGCCCTGGGAGGGAACTGGATCCTGAGGCCTCTCGGGCCAGGAGAGCTGTCTGCTTCACCCTCAGCCTCAGACCTGCACCTCACATGCACTGCTGCTGTGTACAGAAGCCAGAGGGCCCTTCCTCCCAGTGCTCTCTGGTGACCTCCAGCTGTCAGGAGGAGCGGGCAGGACAAGGAAGGAGGTGTCTCCATGTGACCATGGGCagtggtcacaggagcagtggcactGAGCCAGGATGTGCCTTGGGCTCAGCCCTCTGTGGGAGGCAGGAGGAACCTTCTGGGGGCCCTCAACCAGGGCTGTGGAGAGAGCATGGTGGAGCAGCCAACTCCCGCCCAGCAGTGCAAGAACAAGGCCCCTCCCGGTCCACCAGTCCATCAAGCCCTTCCATGTCTTGCCATGGGAGCTTGGGGGAGGCAGCTCCAAGACAAGCCATTCCTGTTCTGTGGTTCCTCTGTCCAGCTGTGCGCTCCCATGAAAGGAGGAAGTGGAGAAGGGTTTGCCATTGGAAACTGAAAGGCATtctgaatgaaaataaataaacaggagaaaaatagagggaagaagaaaagaaaaacacactaacccccccccccccaggtctccACACAAGGGTTATTCAGCTTGGGAGCACACTCATGCCAGGTAAGAGCAATTAGCTCCGGCCACAGGTGGCAGGGAGCGGGCAGGTGTGGCCTTAATGGCCTCCCAGTGCTGGGTGCTCTGGGTGCTCACAGCAGAATGTGTCTGTTGATTGACAGACTGCAAGACTGTTGGGTAGATGGAATCTCTGTGTCTGCACTGGAGGCTGTGGTGATCCGGGGCCACAGGGCCTGTGAGCGTTTGAACACACCTCCTGGGACTGAGGAACGGAAtgttcaattttattttgttttctttcagacAACTCCACATGAGGTTAGAGGCTTCTAGCTTCTAGtgtgttgggattttttttttttaatagagaaattgaaagagaaaaggaactagagaggagggagaggagtgaagctcctccccctgcaggtgggaactagaggcttgacccaggttcttgtgcatgacaatgtatgtgctctaccgggtgtgccacctccagccTCACTGGGTTGAGAATGCACAGTGTTTAGGATCTGGGACTCCATAGTTGCCCCCTTTCCTGGGTGTCCTGCTGGTCTCAAAGTTGAGGTGGAGTTGGGTTGGGGTGCTGTGGCCAACCTGGAGAGTGGGTCCAGGAGCCCCTTGAGCATGGTGCTCCTGCaaaggtgcgggggggggggcgctccAGACTCCCCACTTGCATTGCAACTATGTGACCAATGGAATTCTGATTTGCTGGATTAAACATGTAATTATtatatgagaggaagagagagactggagtTCTGCTCCAACGTATGCACTGCTGGGGATCTAGCCTGAGCCTTCGTATATGCAAGTTCTGTgtgctacccactgagccacctcctaggcctTTGATATGCTTACTTTTATGAAGGTTGGGGATGGTGGAGAATGAGGACTTCCTTCCCTACTTTATCTTCAAACCAAAGCGCATGGCTCTAACTCCAGGGTGGTAATGGCTCCACTACTTGGCATTTGCAACGCTCTTTACTCTCCAGGGTTTTGTGAGAGACCAGAGGTGGGGGATCAGACTGCAGGAAGGTTCTCAGTGGATCCCAAAACAGGCCAGTGTGAGCCACGGGCTAGATCCCCACATGCCAGCCCTGTAATTAAAGAACTGCTCTGAGCAATAGGTAACAAATGCCTGTGAAGTTCAGACAGTAAATATGCTTGGCTTTCTGGACCATATGGCTTCTGTCACAGCTACTTGACTTGGCTATTATGTGAATGGACCCACAACTGGGATTCAGTGGAACTTTGTCTATACAGGTAGCCATGCAGTGGGATTGAGCCGTTGGGCCTGTATTTACTGTCCCTCTTCTAAAGAGCAGATGTGTGTTCTGCCACAGTtactcttgggggtggggtggggtggtctgAGACAGAGTActctgtctgcctgcctcagTTTACCAGCTGCTCTGGAAAAGAGAGCTGCCTCCATCTTACAGGGCTGCTTCTAGGACCACGTGGAATACACCTGTCTATcacactttctcttttttctcctcctcctcctgctaaaatattttatttatcttagtaAGAgatagactgactgactgactaactagagcacagctcagcttttggcttatggtagtactggggattgaacctggaacttcagaacccCAGGAATAGAAGTCTTTTATgtagccattatgttgtctccccagccctatactTTATTCTTGTCATTGGTGGGCATCACTGCTGGTTGAAATCACTCTGGGTTGATTTCTTCAGCtagcaagaaagagagggagaaagctgtcacagctagaacctgggtcatgggCTTGGCAAAACAGGTGCATTGTCCAGGAGAGCTACTTCGCTGGATTTTGCCACAGTAGAAACAGTACTGTCACTTAGCTTTCATCCTTGTTCTCCAGCTGAGCGGAAAGTGCTTTGTGAGTACTGTCCAGGGCTTCTTAGGCTTGTTCTGAGGCCTGAAGGGCCCAGTTTGTCCAGGGGGATATGGCAGGAACaggttcctcttctcttttcctggCTGAGTGCTGTGCCATGCTGGAGAGCCATCCTCCCTGTCCTCAGGGGACTCACCACATCACTGGCTTCAACCCACCGCTCAGATTCTCTCGGGCTGGTGGTGCAAGGCTTCTTGATGTAGCATTCATGGCAACAGAGGCTACAGAAAAATGGGCACAAagtccatttttgtcccaagggGCTCCTGGTCTTTGCCTTCCAGAGCCAGGCAGCCCTGGCTTTGACAGATGGGGAACTGAGGCCTTGCCTTCAACATAGAAATAGCAACTACCACCTGCTCTGACATATTCAGAGTTGCAAAGCTGTGCCAGAGGCAGTGCAGCATCAGAGCATGGGACTTGTGCCTGAGGTCTCAGTTCTGGTTCCAGCACTGTGGTGTGCCCGAGTTGAGCAGAGCTAGTGGTAGAGCCTGGGTTAAGTCAGGCATCCTGTTCCCTGGTTCCTGACTTCTGAATGTTTCTACTACCAGGAAAGACCTTCACACCCAGGCTGGTATTTGGGGTTGGGGTGTGGCCCGGGCTGCTGGGTTGCCGATTCTGAGGGTCAGTGTCCtcacttctttatctctcctccccttctgcaGAACTCAGTGCCTCTGATGACAGCTCCCTCTCAGACGGGCTGATCCTAGAGGAAGGTGAGAGGGCGGGGCTCCTTCCCCCAAACCAGGGGGACTTGAGAGAGATCTCTGGGGAGATCTGGTAGGACTAGAGATGCAGGGAGCTAGTGAAGGCTCAAGAGTGGCATGTGCTGACTCATCTCCCATTCTAGAAGCTCAGacattgggggtcaggcggtagtgcagcgggttaagcacatgtggcacaaagtgcaaggaccggcgtagggatccagTTCAAggtcctggctccctgcctgcaggggagttgcttcagaataggtgaagcaggtctgcaggtgtctatctttctctcctcctctgccttcccttcctctctctatttctctctgtcctatccaacaatgacggcatcaataacaataaaataagggcaataaatagggggaaaaagcaaattaaaaaaaactagggggagtcgggcggtaactcagcaggtgacacaaagcacaagggccagcgtaaggatcccggttcgagcctctggtgcCCCatatgcaagggagtcgcttcacaagccgtgaagcaggtctgcaggtgtctatttttctctccccctctctgtcttcccctcctctttccatttctctctgtcctgtccaacaatgacataaataacaacaacaataactacaacaataaaaaacaataagggcaataaaagggaataaatattaaaaaaaatacttagaagCTCAGTCATTCCCATGGGGCTGTGGGGGGAGGAGACCTCCCACAGTGCCATTCCCTTTGCCCTGAGACATTACTCCAGCATGTACATGTCTGGGTCCGAGTACTGTTGGCCCCAGCTGCTGTCCTTTCTGGAAAGAGGGTAGTGCTGGGGGACAAGAAGGCATGTAGGTATAGACACAGTCCTGAATACCAAACTTGTGgatgctgggggttggggggagggggtcacagCAGGCTGAGAAAGGGTGCTGCTTTGCCCAGGAGAGTGCTGGGCCCACAAGGAACAGGGCACTTGGGCACGTCCTAGACAGGAAAAGCAGGCACCTGGAGGGGTCACTGCAGACATGGCATGGGGCAAAGGTCAGAGCTGAGACATGTTAGACTGGGAGTTAATCTGGGGAGGCTTCCTGAAGGCAGCAGGTGAGCAAAGGCtacaaaggagggaaggagggaggggtagagaagaAAGCTTTTCTGAGTGTCTGGGGATGGGTGGGGTCCCCCTTCTGCCCATCACTGTCCTCACAAGTGTATTCCTCCCCGCAGAGGACTCCCAAGTGTCAAAACCTCCCcctgagtccccagctccaccagccCGGCCTGTCCCACCCCAGAGCTTGGAAGGACTGCAACCCTTAGGGCCTGAGACAGGGGGCCTGGAGCGGGCCCCCATCCAGAACAGCCCCTGGAAGGAGACCAGCCTGGACCACCCCTATGAGAAGCCTCGGAAGACGTCAGAACCCAACAGCGAGTCCAGGTGCTGGCGGGGTGGGGGTACAGGTGTGGGTGGCGTGAGGGCTGGCCCCTCCTGATGGAGCTCAGCTCAGGgctccccctgccccatccctTGGGACCCCTGGGTGGGCCATCCGCACCACTGACTGGCTTTCCTTCCTGTGCAGTAGCCCGGCCACCACGCCTCAGGACAGGCCCAGTGCCTCCAGCTCCTGGCTGCTGGAAGCCGCCACCTACCATATGGTCCCCATCCGGGGCGTTCCCAGCCTAAGGCAGGGTAGGATCAGCGCCCCGGCCACCCCCGAGATGCAGGGGCGCAGAGGCCAGTCGCAGTCTCTGAGGTAAGAATGCAGGCCACCACTGAGGTGCTGGGACCCTCCCTTGACAGCCTACAAGGAGTGAGGGTGGTGGCTTCTGGGACAGAGCCCTGCAATGATCCCCTGGGAGCTCTTGCTGAGCCGCCCCTCCAGAGAGGCTGCGGCACCACCCCAGAGCCAGAGGCTGAGCATTTGAGaggtcagggtttttttttccccattttgcagccaggatttttgctggggctccataTCTTCAGTATCAGTtgattctcccctcccctttaagcagagagggagagacagagagaatgagagacaccatggcacacTTCCACCACTGATGATGCAGCTTCCCCCTTGGCATAGTTCTCCCACGTGGCGGTGGGTTGGAGCCCTGGTTCTTGCAtgtggcaaagtgtgcactctactgggtgagctataacCCAGCTccagtgttttcttcttcctttttcctttccggctccttctcttcctcttccttcttacaTGATCTGGTTCAAGTTTTTTGCTTTTGACAATGTTTTGTtgctagagtgtgtgtgtgtgtaaagattttatctatttattttaatttttcaagatttctttctttttaatatttcatatttatcttggatagagacagagaattgagagggtaggaggagataagagaactgcagcactgcttcactgctcttgaaccttcccccttgcaggtgggcatttggtgcttgaacctgggtccttatagcATGTTTACTttgctgggtgtgtcaccaccaggccccaacttattttcatgagaaagagaacagaaccCAGCTCaattggcatatggtggtgctagggattgaatctgggacctctggggtgtCCGACATGCAAGCTTAGTGCcctaccactgtgttatctcccccGCCCTCCTTGAGAAGATGTATCTCAGAGACACTTTTGCAATAAATAGCTTTACTATTGGTTACTGACCATGAAGGATGCACTTTTTCAGTTGACCTAGAGTTGATCTTCCCACCCATGTACTCACCAGGCCCAACCCTGCCTAGCTTCTGAGATCAAAGGATCAAGTTCAACATGGTATGTCAGTGTCCTCATTATTTGCAGGAGTTACAGCCTAGAAAGCCAGGCAGACACCGACCTAACAAACGCTGAGCCACTGCTTTTGGGGAAAGACAGGGCTAGGATCTTGGGAGTCATAGAATTTTGATCATTGATttgtacattgtgtgtgtgtgtgcatttttctGATTAATGATCTTATTTTGGTATCTGAGAGAGAGCTCACTAGTTGGGGCAGgtgccctagcaccacatgggagcaccataaagACACAAAGTAAGCTTgaatctatctgaatgaaaaagtaggtccaggagcattga
The sequence above is a segment of the Erinaceus europaeus chromosome 19, mEriEur2.1, whole genome shotgun sequence genome. Coding sequences within it:
- the INAVA gene encoding innate immunity activator protein, producing MESKDEVSDTDSGIILQSGPDSPVSPMKELTHAVHKQQRALEERLGACLEELRRLCLREAELTGTLPEEYPLKPGEKVPKVRRRIGAAYKLDERALHREDPLSSLEQKVALQRQITQAAQRLCGEEKLSRQARRQRKHSLVQEERKLRELERCLGEQRRSSAPPPTTALSLGRELSASDDSSLSDGLILEEEDSQVSKPPPESPAPPARPVPPQSLEGLQPLGPETGGLERAPIQNSPWKETSLDHPYEKPRKTSEPNSESSSPATTPQDRPSASSSWLLEAATYHMVPIRGVPSLRQGRISAPATPEMQGRRGQSQSLRMESSRAGHEGRGRSAFPRRRPTHYTVTVPESCFPGPACHSCSEDSGSDVSSVSHPTSPGSSSPDISFLRPLAPPETARPRGAWSAALYPRLLLSPGFVPAGCLVAAGEWELLGRPSAARGEEEAPRRPHLPPAGPLPAPGRLVRAPSLKDGAARGLSKAAVSAELKSWHERARLRSARPHSLDRQGAFRMRSLPPGRESFARALGARAQVPAVCVLRRSPEGAPVQVFVPENGEIISQV